A stretch of the Ammoniphilus sp. CFH 90114 genome encodes the following:
- a CDS encoding MalY/PatB family protein: MNLNFEQPIERRNTQSYKWDQCDKLFGDKEILPLWVADMDFTAPSAVIEALKARVEHGIYGYTIREESYYKAITSWVERRHHWSIKQEWITTSPGVVTALSILVNLLTEPHDKIIIQTPVYPPFHQVIRGNDRIIVENPLQLKDHHYTMDFDLLEQAMKDPDVKLMILCNPHNPVGRVWKKEELQKIGEWSLKYGVFVISDEIHCDLIYRGHQHIPYASLSDEIANYSITCFAPTKTFNIAGIQSSTILIPDAELRKKYNDRLSTLSLQFDNCFSVVATEAAYNHGEEWLNGLIDYLHHNLEYVMGYFNEYLPEISVIKPEGTYLVWLDCRKLGLTGEQLKDFMYKQAKIALNEGSTFGSNGEGFLRLNIACPKETLTEGLERLRRALEKLE, encoded by the coding sequence ATGAATCTTAACTTCGAACAACCAATCGAAAGGCGAAATACCCAGTCCTACAAATGGGATCAATGCGATAAACTCTTCGGAGATAAAGAGATCCTCCCTTTATGGGTGGCTGACATGGACTTTACGGCTCCTTCAGCTGTAATCGAGGCACTAAAGGCCAGGGTAGAGCACGGAATCTATGGTTATACCATTAGGGAAGAGTCGTATTATAAGGCCATTACCTCATGGGTGGAGAGAAGACATCACTGGTCCATTAAACAAGAATGGATTACGACTTCACCCGGAGTAGTAACCGCCCTAAGCATCCTAGTGAACCTTTTAACCGAACCTCATGATAAGATCATCATCCAGACACCGGTGTATCCACCGTTTCATCAAGTCATAAGGGGAAATGACCGTATCATCGTCGAGAATCCTCTCCAACTTAAAGATCATCACTATACAATGGATTTTGATCTGCTCGAACAAGCCATGAAGGATCCGGATGTAAAACTCATGATTCTCTGTAACCCACATAATCCTGTAGGAAGAGTGTGGAAGAAAGAGGAATTACAGAAAATTGGGGAATGGAGTCTAAAATATGGGGTATTCGTTATTTCTGATGAAATTCACTGTGACCTTATATACCGTGGACACCAGCACATACCCTATGCTTCTCTTTCAGACGAAATAGCTAATTATTCCATTACTTGCTTTGCGCCAACCAAAACTTTCAATATTGCAGGTATTCAGTCATCCACCATTCTCATACCAGACGCTGAGTTGCGCAAAAAGTATAATGATAGACTTTCCACCTTGTCCCTTCAGTTCGATAATTGCTTTTCCGTCGTAGCTACTGAAGCGGCTTACAATCACGGTGAAGAATGGCTGAATGGGTTAATAGACTATCTTCACCATAACTTAGAGTATGTCATGGGGTACTTCAACGAATATCTACCTGAAATTTCGGTCATTAAGCCAGAAGGCACCTACCTCGTGTGGTTAGATTGCAGGAAGTTAGGTCTAACGGGTGAGCAGCTCAAAGACTTTATGTATAAACAAGCGAAGATCGCCCTAAACGAAGGGTCTACTTTCGGCAGCAATGGAGAAGGGTTTTTAAGATTAAACATCGCTTGTCCTAAAGAAACCTTAACTGAAGGTCTAGAGAGATTGAGAAGAGCCTTAGAAAAGCTTGAATAA
- a CDS encoding DNA topoisomerase III: MKSLVLAEKPSVGREIARVLGCNQKNKTYIEGSQYIVTWAMGHLVTLAEPEDYDAKYKTWKMEDLPILPTHMKLKVMKETSHQFKAISQLAKRNDIKELIIATDAGREGELVARWIMDVVHWKKPTKRLWISSQTDKAIREGFQKLKPGDDFRPLYQSAVCRAEADWLIGLNVTRALTSKYNAPLAAGRVQTPTLCMMIEREKEINNFKPVPYWTVQAHFGNFHAIWKSNPKQESRIFSEETAKSIETKAKNAKAEVVAVKRDTKAEHHPLAYDLTELQRDANSRYGFSAKHTSNVLQRLYEQHKLVTYPRTDSRYLSSDMTDTLKGRLSSIAVGPYGTLVRPLLKKELTITKRIVDDSKVTDHHAIIPTDQPLQLGDLSADERKLYDLIARRFISLFYPPYRYDLIQVEVKIGEESFHAKGRITQDAGWKEVYVQSGRSNLEEDQTEQALPDLAKGNTLPVQRMEVRKHLTEPPQRYSEAELLTKMEKHRLGTPATRADIIEKLLQTETIERQGNRLFPTQKGLQLADLVADELRSPELTAKWENELEQIAKGKGNAKAFLQEIRQQTAQLVSDINRSETQYKPHNLTGSKCPECKENLLEVKSKRGKTLICSNRECGYRRAAENPVLNKRCPQCRKKMELRTGKAGKFAQCKPCNVIEMLEDQKASKKKTNKREERNLLKQYSNNEGLGASLGDALKAALENKNDPS; encoded by the coding sequence ATGAAATCACTAGTCTTAGCAGAAAAACCAAGTGTTGGAAGAGAAATCGCCAGAGTGCTTGGCTGCAATCAAAAAAACAAAACTTATATCGAAGGATCTCAATATATTGTCACTTGGGCGATGGGCCACCTTGTCACACTCGCAGAACCGGAAGACTACGACGCCAAGTACAAAACCTGGAAAATGGAAGACTTGCCCATTCTCCCAACCCATATGAAATTAAAAGTAATGAAAGAAACCTCCCACCAATTTAAGGCGATATCTCAGCTTGCAAAACGAAACGACATTAAGGAATTGATTATTGCAACGGATGCTGGACGGGAAGGAGAATTAGTAGCACGATGGATTATGGATGTCGTTCATTGGAAAAAACCTACAAAACGACTTTGGATTTCCTCACAAACGGACAAAGCTATACGAGAAGGGTTCCAAAAATTAAAACCTGGGGATGATTTTCGACCTTTATATCAATCTGCTGTCTGCCGAGCAGAGGCCGATTGGCTCATTGGGTTAAACGTAACCAGAGCCTTAACCAGTAAATATAATGCTCCACTAGCCGCTGGAAGAGTTCAAACACCCACGCTTTGCATGATGATTGAACGGGAGAAAGAGATTAACAACTTCAAACCGGTTCCTTATTGGACGGTGCAGGCTCATTTTGGAAATTTCCACGCCATCTGGAAGTCAAACCCGAAACAGGAAAGCAGAATCTTTAGCGAGGAGACGGCCAAATCCATTGAGACCAAGGCCAAAAATGCAAAAGCCGAAGTGGTTGCTGTAAAAAGAGACACCAAAGCTGAGCACCATCCATTAGCCTATGACCTGACAGAACTTCAACGAGATGCGAATAGCCGATATGGATTCTCCGCTAAGCACACCTCCAATGTATTACAACGACTTTATGAACAGCATAAATTAGTCACTTACCCAAGAACGGACTCTAGATATCTTTCTTCGGACATGACGGATACCTTAAAGGGAAGACTGTCTAGTATCGCTGTTGGACCTTATGGTACTCTGGTACGTCCCTTATTAAAAAAGGAATTAACCATTACAAAAAGAATAGTGGATGATAGTAAAGTGACAGATCACCATGCCATCATTCCAACGGATCAGCCACTACAGCTAGGAGACCTGTCAGCGGATGAGAGAAAGCTGTACGACCTCATCGCTCGACGCTTTATCTCTCTATTTTATCCGCCCTATCGATATGATTTGATCCAGGTAGAAGTGAAAATAGGAGAAGAAAGCTTCCATGCCAAGGGCAGAATCACCCAAGATGCAGGCTGGAAAGAAGTCTATGTTCAAAGTGGAAGGTCCAACCTAGAAGAGGATCAAACCGAACAAGCACTCCCTGATCTAGCAAAAGGAAACACACTTCCGGTTCAGCGAATGGAGGTCCGCAAGCATCTAACGGAGCCTCCACAGCGCTACAGTGAAGCAGAGCTTCTTACCAAGATGGAGAAGCATAGATTGGGTACACCAGCTACCCGTGCAGATATTATTGAAAAGCTTCTACAAACAGAGACCATCGAACGTCAAGGAAACCGCCTGTTTCCTACACAAAAAGGCTTGCAATTGGCTGATCTTGTAGCGGATGAACTTCGCTCACCGGAACTAACGGCAAAATGGGAGAACGAACTTGAACAAATTGCAAAGGGGAAAGGCAATGCGAAAGCGTTCCTTCAAGAGATTCGTCAACAAACAGCTCAACTCGTATCCGACATCAATCGCAGCGAGACTCAGTACAAGCCGCACAACCTTACTGGATCAAAGTGTCCAGAGTGTAAGGAAAATCTTTTGGAAGTAAAATCAAAAAGAGGAAAAACCCTTATCTGCTCCAATCGCGAATGTGGATACCGACGAGCTGCAGAAAATCCGGTCTTAAATAAGCGTTGCCCGCAGTGTCGAAAGAAAATGGAGTTGCGTACAGGAAAAGCCGGCAAGTTTGCTCAATGCAAGCCATGCAATGTCATCGAAATGCTAGAAGACCAAAAAGCGAGCAAAAAGAAAACCAATAAACGAGAAGAACGTAATCTGCTTAAGCAATACAGCAATAATGAAGGACTAGGGGCAAGTTTAGGCGATGCCCTCAAGGCAGCCTTAGAAAATAAGAATGATCCTTCCTAG
- a CDS encoding HAD family hydrolase, with the protein MIKAVLFDLDDTLLWDERSVEEAFLATCELAQSKYNVDPHQLEEAVRSAARTLYSSYETYPFTMMIGINPFEGLWANFLEGEDAQFRKLQELAPNYRRESWTQGLKALGIDDPEFGQVLADTFPAERRKRPYVYEETFEVLDQLKGKFQLLLLTNGSPDLQQEKLAGVPEIAPYFDHIIISGDFGRGKPDPSLFQHALERLSLTSDEAIMVGDKLTTDILGSSRVGMKSVWINRRGLERNDEIVPDYEIKHLQELFSIIDDLNK; encoded by the coding sequence ATGATTAAAGCCGTATTGTTTGATTTAGATGATACCTTATTATGGGATGAGCGCAGCGTAGAAGAGGCGTTCCTAGCTACTTGTGAATTAGCACAGTCTAAGTACAATGTTGATCCACATCAACTAGAGGAAGCTGTACGCAGCGCAGCACGTACTCTTTACTCTTCGTATGAAACCTATCCTTTTACGATGATGATTGGCATCAATCCATTCGAGGGGCTATGGGCTAACTTTCTTGAGGGTGAAGATGCTCAATTTCGTAAGCTTCAAGAGCTAGCTCCTAATTACCGTCGTGAATCCTGGACACAAGGGCTGAAGGCACTTGGGATAGACGATCCCGAATTCGGGCAGGTACTAGCTGATACCTTCCCTGCTGAGCGTCGCAAACGCCCTTATGTTTACGAGGAGACGTTTGAGGTACTTGATCAGCTGAAAGGAAAATTTCAGTTATTACTCTTAACGAACGGATCCCCTGATTTGCAACAAGAGAAGCTTGCGGGAGTACCTGAAATTGCTCCTTACTTTGACCATATCATCATCTCTGGTGACTTTGGTAGAGGTAAGCCGGACCCATCCCTATTTCAACATGCGCTTGAACGGCTCTCGCTAACTAGCGATGAAGCTATTATGGTTGGGGATAAGCTTACAACCGACATTCTTGGCTCTTCAAGAGTAGGAATGAAGTCCGTGTGGATTAATCGCCGAGGCTTAGAGAGAAATGATGAGATCGTTCCAGATTATGAAATTAAGCATTTACAAGAGTTGTTTTCAATAATCGACGATTTAAACAAATAG
- a CDS encoding DMT family transporter codes for MHMMFFGLLLITSMLWAGNFVAGKYLVDHASSLTLTDLRWMIAIVFLLPIVWFKEKKLLPPKSALIYLFIMGLTGVVLFNIFMFLALERTSSNNAGLLSALNPVAIAIASFLIIGERISFRKLLGMMISFAGVLLVITNGQWERIIQFELNTGDLFMLAAVASWGVYSVAGRKAMEYTSAFMSTLWAGIFGVLVLFPINLPTFTITDPTPAFWIALMYVSVGATVVAMLFWNIGVQQVGGTKSGMFLNFNPIFTAIFAYFLLGETMSLMQFLGTAVVIGGVLLFTIQKSRPSAGIEWKKKEAS; via the coding sequence ATGCATATGATGTTTTTCGGTTTATTACTCATTACGAGCATGCTTTGGGCTGGTAATTTCGTTGCAGGAAAGTACTTGGTAGATCATGCTTCATCTCTTACCTTAACTGATCTGAGATGGATGATTGCCATTGTTTTTTTACTTCCGATTGTATGGTTTAAGGAGAAGAAGCTTCTGCCACCTAAGTCTGCCCTCATCTACCTGTTTATTATGGGCTTAACAGGTGTTGTGTTATTTAATATTTTCATGTTCCTTGCCTTAGAACGAACTTCTTCTAATAATGCCGGATTACTCTCCGCGTTAAATCCGGTTGCCATTGCGATTGCATCTTTCCTTATTATAGGAGAGAGAATAAGCTTTCGTAAGCTCTTAGGCATGATGATTTCCTTCGCTGGGGTATTGCTTGTCATCACCAATGGACAGTGGGAACGAATCATTCAATTCGAGCTCAATACAGGGGACCTCTTTATGTTAGCAGCAGTCGCTTCATGGGGTGTCTATTCCGTAGCAGGACGTAAAGCAATGGAGTATACGTCTGCCTTTATGTCTACCTTGTGGGCCGGAATTTTCGGAGTTTTAGTTCTTTTCCCCATTAATTTACCTACTTTCACTATTACTGATCCTACTCCTGCTTTTTGGATCGCACTGATGTATGTGAGTGTAGGGGCAACCGTAGTCGCCATGTTGTTTTGGAATATCGGGGTACAACAAGTGGGGGGAACCAAGTCCGGGATGTTCCTTAATTTTAATCCGATATTTACAGCTATTTTTGCTTACTTCTTGCTTGGAGAGACGATGAGCCTCATGCAATTCTTAGGGACTGCGGTCGTAATCGGAGGAGTCCTATTATTCACCATCCAGAAGTCTCGACCTTCCGCAGGTATTGAGTGGAAGAAAAAAGAAGCTTCTTAA
- a CDS encoding DUF1516 family protein, with the protein MSPVAMTAMYHSHASSWALTILFFAISYIMLRQDKTKIQKVTHMILRLFSLIMLVTGVGLLIGYSFALTFVIKGILAFVLISLMEMILVRGKKGKETKPLWMPFAVVLPLVVLLGFNVISL; encoded by the coding sequence GTGTCACCAGTAGCTATGACAGCCATGTACCATTCTCATGCTAGTTCTTGGGCGCTCACTATTTTGTTCTTTGCAATTAGCTACATCATGCTGAGACAAGATAAAACAAAGATCCAAAAAGTAACACATATGATTCTAAGATTATTCTCTTTGATTATGCTTGTAACAGGTGTAGGCCTGTTAATTGGTTATAGTTTTGCCTTAACCTTTGTCATTAAGGGAATACTTGCATTCGTTCTCATCTCCCTTATGGAGATGATCCTCGTAAGAGGGAAGAAGGGGAAAGAAACCAAACCACTCTGGATGCCGTTTGCTGTCGTTCTACCTCTTGTAGTGCTGTTAGGATTTAACGTTATTTCTCTGTAA
- the msrB gene encoding peptide-methionine (R)-S-oxide reductase MsrB gives MKESMAQELATFAGGCFWCMVSPFEEQPGIIEVVSGYTGGSKENPTYKEVCSETTGHYEAVQITFNPGVFPYKQLLDVFWRQIDPTDEGGQFHDRGGSYRTAIFYHNEEQRQLAEQSKQELQESGRFSKPIATAILPAAPFYPAEEYHQDYHKKNPFRYKLYRQGSGRDNFIKEHWKNHQRDEELKKKLSPMQYQVTQNNGTEPPFQNEYWNHKEEGLYVDIISGKPLFSSLDKFDSGCGWPSFTQPIDAQEIQEEIDVSHNMVRTEVRSKEADSHLGHVFEDGPEPTGLRYCINSAALRFIPRERMEEEGYGEYLDLFDRK, from the coding sequence ATGAAGGAGTCAATGGCACAGGAACTTGCTACCTTTGCCGGAGGATGTTTCTGGTGTATGGTATCTCCGTTCGAGGAGCAACCGGGGATTATAGAAGTGGTATCAGGATATACGGGGGGATCTAAAGAAAATCCTACGTACAAAGAAGTCTGTTCGGAGACAACCGGTCATTATGAGGCGGTACAAATTACGTTTAATCCAGGCGTATTCCCTTATAAGCAATTATTAGATGTATTTTGGAGACAGATCGACCCGACGGATGAAGGAGGGCAATTCCACGATCGCGGCGGGTCCTATCGCACGGCTATTTTTTATCACAATGAGGAGCAAAGACAACTAGCTGAACAATCCAAACAAGAGCTTCAGGAAAGTGGTCGCTTCTCCAAGCCAATTGCAACCGCCATATTACCTGCTGCACCGTTCTATCCAGCTGAAGAATACCATCAAGATTACCATAAGAAAAATCCTTTCCGATACAAGCTCTATCGTCAAGGATCTGGACGGGACAACTTCATAAAGGAACATTGGAAGAACCATCAACGAGATGAAGAGTTAAAAAAGAAATTGTCTCCCATGCAGTATCAAGTCACTCAAAACAATGGGACGGAGCCTCCTTTTCAAAACGAGTATTGGAATCACAAAGAAGAGGGACTCTATGTCGATATCATTTCTGGTAAACCTTTATTTAGCTCTCTTGATAAATTTGATTCCGGTTGTGGCTGGCCAAGCTTTACCCAACCTATTGATGCTCAAGAGATTCAGGAAGAAATCGACGTGAGTCACAATATGGTCCGTACGGAGGTCAGAAGCAAAGAGGCAGATTCTCACCTTGGACATGTATTCGAAGATGGACCTGAACCAACAGGGTTACGCTACTGTATTAATTCTGCTGCTTTACGTTTTATCCCAAGGGAGAGAATGGAAGAAGAGGGGTACGGTGAATACTTAGATCTGTTCGACAGGAAATAA
- a CDS encoding ATP-binding protein: MHSYFNKSINRRFLFIMMIVFTLAFIGIMTIFSIEASIKESYKVERDELIKKQNVVKELEHHYTQMILRERGFLAFQSQRELQASYLEGHKLTETLSRFQQFPLNEEEKQISRDLSLFTDKFIHQLLPRFEGLIEKNDYYAIREISQSGTTDTINSFLEYMEHSSSNYNQALQDHYDHFLKETQRLNYLLLAYVIFLLAIIQVAIRRITKDIGRPIQELSLTSEQLAAGNIGVYNTPYKNQLANREDELGVLTRSFENMVLSLQSKEEELYAHNEELLAQQDELTDQRNKLERSLAEQELVEAKLIQSLDEVEKNRTVLMNLNRLNHDLSISLDRSVLLDSVLAHTLKIYSMDKAMIVLLNDRNEYSSIGISKHQAEKFKQCIQDSLVIRLEETKEPFLSERTAEPYEQGYHENPIRVFDLYLPVYSSTEELIAVFISSRLGSPFHVEEINELTGVMNRVSLSLEKISLYEETESNRQVNQDIIDHVNEGIQLVDLEGQLLQTNRTLCHMLGWEDNFDAGLSIYSQWSRSLEELSDMDQGLTQYLHEAVFGRSSSSSYQYNITHPRLRVIKVYAQAIYRNQHKIGTLLVHRDITAEYEIDQMKSDLVSTVSHELRTPLTNVLGFAELMITRELKPDRQRKYLETIYKEASRLTSLINDFLDLQRMESGKQSYQKVKFELVALVKEVMDSFKYTTTKHQITVNHPVVNTTIYADKEKMVQVFTNLISNAVKFSPHGGDIIVNFEENNEQLLIHVSDQGLGIPPEEQSKLFQKFHRIKHDDRHQIGGTGLGLAICKEIIAEHGGNIEVKSELGSGSIFTVILPLPRNQELDSSPTKPSLNKEFGTVIVIEDDLSLAMLLTDELTESGFYVKHYTDGILALSEIKQHTPAAIVIDLMLGDSPDGWKVIEELKKSPETQAIPIFISSALDEKEKGRTFGAKDYLIKPYPPSKLSSILLQTLLLGTQNGEIHIPHVKEKEV; encoded by the coding sequence ATGCATAGCTATTTTAATAAGAGCATCAACCGAAGATTCCTCTTCATCATGATGATCGTTTTTACTCTTGCTTTCATTGGGATTATGACCATCTTCTCAATTGAAGCCTCCATTAAAGAGAGCTATAAGGTAGAGCGCGACGAATTGATTAAAAAGCAAAATGTGGTAAAAGAGCTTGAACATCATTATACCCAAATGATTCTTCGGGAAAGAGGGTTCTTAGCCTTCCAATCTCAAAGAGAACTACAGGCTTCTTATTTAGAAGGGCATAAACTTACAGAAACCTTATCTCGCTTTCAACAGTTTCCTTTAAATGAAGAAGAAAAACAGATCAGCAGAGACTTAAGCCTCTTTACGGACAAATTTATTCATCAGTTGTTACCTCGATTCGAAGGACTAATTGAAAAGAATGATTATTACGCTATCCGTGAGATATCGCAAAGTGGGACGACAGATACAATTAACAGCTTCTTAGAATATATGGAACATTCATCAAGTAATTATAATCAAGCCTTACAAGATCATTATGATCACTTTCTTAAGGAAACACAGAGACTGAATTATTTGCTGTTGGCTTATGTTATTTTCTTACTAGCGATTATTCAAGTTGCCATCAGAAGAATTACAAAGGACATCGGTAGACCTATTCAAGAACTCTCTCTTACATCGGAACAGCTGGCTGCGGGAAATATAGGTGTCTATAACACGCCTTATAAGAACCAACTCGCCAATCGTGAGGATGAATTAGGTGTCCTGACTCGCTCATTTGAAAATATGGTATTAAGTCTTCAATCCAAGGAAGAAGAGCTCTATGCCCACAATGAGGAACTATTGGCACAACAAGATGAGCTTACCGATCAACGAAACAAGCTCGAGCGCTCCTTAGCTGAACAAGAATTAGTAGAAGCCAAGCTCATCCAGTCCCTTGATGAAGTGGAAAAAAACCGAACGGTTCTGATGAACCTTAACCGTTTAAATCATGACCTGTCCATAAGCCTAGACAGGAGCGTACTCCTCGACAGTGTGCTTGCGCATACCTTGAAAATATACTCGATGGATAAGGCCATGATTGTGCTTCTTAATGATCGGAATGAATATTCCTCCATTGGGATCTCTAAGCATCAAGCGGAAAAGTTCAAGCAATGCATACAAGATAGCCTAGTCATTCGTTTGGAGGAGACGAAGGAGCCTTTCCTATCCGAGCGAACTGCCGAACCTTATGAACAGGGATACCATGAAAACCCAATTCGAGTCTTTGATTTGTACCTACCCGTCTACTCGTCTACCGAAGAGTTAATCGCTGTGTTTATCTCATCAAGGCTAGGCAGTCCTTTTCATGTGGAGGAAATCAATGAATTAACTGGTGTTATGAATCGCGTTTCTCTCTCCCTCGAGAAGATAAGCCTGTATGAAGAAACGGAAAGTAATAGACAAGTGAACCAAGACATTATCGATCATGTGAATGAAGGGATACAGCTCGTTGATTTAGAAGGGCAGTTACTCCAAACCAACCGAACGCTTTGTCACATGCTAGGTTGGGAGGATAACTTTGATGCGGGACTGTCGATTTATTCTCAATGGAGCCGTTCTTTAGAGGAACTCTCTGACATGGATCAAGGACTCACTCAATACCTCCATGAAGCTGTATTTGGACGCTCGAGTTCATCTTCTTATCAATACAATATCACCCATCCTCGTTTGCGAGTGATAAAGGTCTATGCCCAAGCCATCTACCGCAACCAGCATAAAATAGGAACCTTGCTTGTTCATCGAGACATTACAGCAGAGTATGAGATCGATCAAATGAAATCTGATTTAGTAAGTACCGTAAGTCATGAATTAAGAACTCCACTTACAAACGTATTAGGTTTTGCTGAACTCATGATTACGCGGGAACTTAAACCGGATCGCCAAAGAAAGTACCTTGAAACGATATACAAAGAAGCATCGAGGCTAACAAGTTTAATTAATGATTTCTTGGACCTTCAGCGAATGGAGTCAGGTAAACAATCGTACCAAAAAGTAAAGTTTGAATTGGTGGCTTTAGTGAAGGAAGTGATGGATTCATTTAAATATACGACCACTAAGCATCAGATTACGGTGAATCATCCAGTCGTCAATACTACCATTTATGCTGACAAAGAAAAAATGGTACAAGTCTTTACAAATTTGATTAGTAACGCTGTTAAATTCTCGCCTCATGGGGGAGACATCATTGTCAATTTTGAAGAGAACAATGAACAACTACTTATTCACGTGTCAGACCAAGGATTAGGCATTCCACCAGAAGAGCAATCAAAACTATTTCAGAAATTCCACCGGATTAAACACGATGACCGCCATCAAATTGGTGGAACAGGACTCGGCTTAGCCATCTGCAAAGAAATTATTGCTGAACATGGGGGGAATATCGAGGTGAAATCGGAGCTTGGCAGTGGATCTATTTTCACGGTAATCCTCCCATTGCCTCGCAACCAGGAGTTGGACTCCTCACCAACGAAGCCTTCTTTAAACAAGGAATTCGGTACCGTCATTGTTATCGAAGATGATTTAAGCTTAGCTATGCTGCTAACAGATGAGCTAACTGAATCGGGCTTCTACGTCAAACATTATACCGACGGGATCTTGGCGTTGTCCGAAATAAAGCAACACACTCCTGCGGCCATTGTCATCGATCTGATGTTGGGAGACAGTCCAGATGGATGGAAAGTGATTGAAGAGTTGAAGAAATCTCCTGAAACACAAGCCATTCCCATCTTTATTTCATCTGCCCTAGATGAAAAAGAAAAAGGGAGAACCTTCGGGGCAAAGGATTATCTAATCAAACCTTATCCACCTAGTAAGCTTTCTTCTATTTTGCTGCAAACGCTGCTTCTCGGAACTCAGAATGGAGAAATACACATTCCGCACGTCAAGGAGAAGGAAGTATAG
- a CDS encoding response regulator, with translation MPRILLAEDEEVLRMLIVDSLEEEGHEIRETSNGLEAYERLLAEDFDLIIVDYMMPKMTGIELIKLVRQHPEKGSIPILMLTAKAQQRDQEEAIAAGANYFLAKPFSPMHLLQLTEDILNA, from the coding sequence ATGCCAAGAATTCTACTAGCAGAAGATGAAGAGGTACTACGTATGTTAATCGTTGACTCGTTGGAGGAAGAAGGTCACGAAATACGAGAGACCTCGAACGGATTAGAAGCCTATGAACGATTGTTAGCGGAAGACTTCGACTTAATTATAGTAGATTATATGATGCCAAAGATGACAGGCATTGAGCTTATTAAATTAGTAAGACAGCACCCAGAGAAAGGGAGCATTCCCATACTTATGCTTACTGCCAAGGCTCAACAGCGAGATCAAGAGGAGGCCATAGCGGCCGGAGCCAACTACTTCCTTGCAAAGCCATTTAGTCCGATGCACCTGCTACAGTTAACGGAGGATATTCTGAATGCATAG